A genomic stretch from Arachis stenosperma cultivar V10309 chromosome 3, arast.V10309.gnm1.PFL2, whole genome shotgun sequence includes:
- the LOC130965284 gene encoding V-type proton ATPase subunit a1-like, with amino-acid sequence MAEPHSGKGGQCPPMDLMRSEKMTLVQLIIPAESAHRAVSYLGQLGLLQFRDLNAEKSPFQRTFVNQVKRCAEISRKLRFFKDQISKAGVVSSDPVMQPDIHLEDLEIQLAEHEHVLTEMNSNSEKLQQSYMELLEFKVVLQKASAILFSNHGHAVPEERELEENINSKGDYVETPFLFEQETSMEPTNQSGLRFISGTICKSKVLSFERMLFRATRGNMLFNQEPADDQLMDPISNEMIEKAVFVVLFSGERARTKILKICEAFGAHSYPVPEDISKQRQIINEVSSRLADIEATLDAGTRHRNKALASVGDNVEKWMDMVRREKAVYDTLNMLNFDVTKKCLVGEGWCPISATAQIQEALQRATFDSNSLVGIIFHSMDALESPPTYFRTNNFTSPYQEIVDAYGVARYQEANPAVYTVITFPFLFAVMFGDWGHGICLLLGALVLIACEKKLSAQRLGSFMEMLFGGRYVLLLMSLFSIYCGLIYNEFFCVPFHIFGVSAYKCRDNSCRDAHTIGLVKYRETYPFGVDPRWRGSRSELAFLNSLKMKMSILLGVVHMNLGIMLSYFNACFFGNSIDIRYQFVPQMIFLNSLFGYLSLLIVVKWCTGSQADLYHVMIYMFLSPFEKLGENQLFWGQGVLQVVLLLSALIAVPWMLFPKPFILKKLYDERFFQGQTYGKLNTTEMETEVEPGSAGQHQEEFNFSEVFVHQMIHAIEFVLGSVSNTASYLRLWALSLAHSELSTVFYEKVLLLAWGYENLIIRIIGLVVFAFATAFILLMMESLSAFLHALRLHWVEFQNKFYYGDGYKFKPFSFASLIDDEN; translated from the exons ATGGCGGAGCCACATAGTGGGAAAGGGGGACAATG CCCGCCGATGGATCTGATGCGCTCCGAGAAGATGACGCTCGTCCAACTCATCATTCCCGCCGAGTCCGCTCACCGAGCCGTCTCCTATCTCGGCCAACTCGGCCTCCTCCAATTCCGAGAC TTAAATGCTGAGAAAAGTCCCTTTCAGAGAACGTTTGTTAACCAG GTGAAGCGATGTGCAGAAATTTCAAGAAAGCTACGATTCTTCAAGGATCAAATCAGTAAAGCTGGTGTAGTATCTTCTGATCCAGTAATGCAGCCAGATATTCACTTAGAGGATTTAGAG ATACAACTTGCTGAGCATGAACATGTGCTAACTGAAATGAATTCTAACAGTGAGAAGCTTCAGCAATCATATATGGAACTCTTGGAGTTCAAAGTTGTATTGCAAAAG GCATCTGCTATTCTATTTTCAAATCATGGCCATGCTGTTCCAGAAGAGAGAGAACTAGAGGAGAATATTAACTCAAAAGGAGATTATGTTGAGACACCATTTTTGTTTGAACAG GAAACGAGTATGGAGCCAACAAATCAATCTGGTTTAAGATTTATCAGCGGCACAATTTGTAAATCCAAAGTTCTTAGCTTTGAAAGGATGTTGTTTCGTGCTACAAGAGGCAACATGCTGTTCAATCAGGAACCAGCTGATGACCAACTCATGGATCCTATTTCAAATGAGATg ATAGAGAAAGCAGTATTTGTGGTGCTTTTCTCTGGGGAGCGAGCAAGAACAAAGATTCTGAAAATTTGTGAGGCGTTTGGGGCACATAGTTACCCTGTCCCTGAAGATATAAGTAAACAGAGGCAGATAATTAACGAG GTTTCATCACGTCTTGCTGACATAGAAGCTACTTTGGATGCTGGGACTAGGCACCGGAATAAGGCTCTAGCTTCTGTAGGAGATAATGTTGAAAAATGGATGGACATG GTAAGAAGAGAGAAAGCTGTCTATGATACATTGAACATGCTAAACTTTGATGTCACAAAAAAATGTCTTGTTGGGGAAGGATGGTGCCCTATATCTGCAACAGCACAG ATTCAGGAGGCTTTGCAACGTGCAACTTTTGATAGCAATTCACTAGTTGGCATAATCTTTCATTCAATGGATGCACTGGAATCTCCGCCTACATATTTTAGGACCAACAATTTCACAAGCCCATATCAGGAAATCGTTGATGCATATGG TGTTGCAAGATATCAAGAAGCGAATCCTGCAGTTTACACAGTTATTACATTTCCATTTCTTTTCGCGGTGATGTTTGGGGACTGGGGTCATGGAATTTGCCTATTGCTTGGAGCATTAGTCCTTATAGCATGTGAAAAAAAGCTCAGCGCTCAG AGACTTGGAAGCTTTATGGAGATGCTATTTGGCGGGCGCTATGTGcttcttttaatgtcattattTTCAATCTACTGTGGGTTAATCTACAATGAATTTTTCTGTGTTCCTTTTCACATATTTGGAGTGTCGGCTTACAAATGCCGAGATAATTCATGCAG GGATGCGCATACCATTGGTTTAGTCAAATATCGAGAAACATACCCATTTGGTGTGGATCCCAGATGGCGTGGAAGTCGTTCAGAATTGGCTTTCCTTAACTCCCTCAAGATGAAGATGTCCATTCTACTTGGTGTGGTGCATATGAACTTAGGAATTATGTTGAGTTATTTCAACGCTTGTTTTTTTGGTAACTCAATAGATATAAG GTACCAGTTTGTGCCACAGATGATTTTCCTCAACAGTCTATTTGGGtatctttcccttctcattgtTGTTAAGTGGTGTACTGGCTCACAAGCGGACCTCTATCATGTAATGATTTACATGTTTTTAAGCCCTTTTGAGAAACTTGGTGAGAATCAGTTATTCTGGGGCCAAGGGGTACTTCAA GTAGTTTTGTTACTTTCTGCTCTAATTGCAGTTCCTTGGATGCTCTTTCCAAAACCTTTTATACTAAAGAAGCTTTATGATGAG AGATTTTTTCAAGGGCAAACTTATGGTAAGCTTAATACAACTGAGATGGAGACTGAGGTGGAACCGGGTTCAGCAGGGCAACATCAGGAGGAATTCAATTTCAGTGAGGTCTTTGTCCACCAAATGATTCACGCCATTGAGTTTGTTCTAGGCTCAGTTTCAAATACAGCATCTTATCTTCGACTTTGGGCATTAAG CTTGGCTCACTCAGAACTTTCTACTGTTTTTTATGAGAAAGTCCTGCTTCTTGCTTGGGG GTATGAAAATCTCATCATTCGGATAATAGGGCTAGTTGTTTTTGCCTTTGCAACTGCCTTTATACTACTCATGATGGAGAGTCTGAGTGCGTTTCTTCATGCCCTGCGTCTTCATTGGGTagaatttcaaaataaattctaCTATGGCGATGGCTACAAGTTCAAACCTTTTTCCTTTGCCTCCTTAATAGATGATGAAAATTGA